A segment of the Ipomoea triloba cultivar NCNSP0323 chromosome 1, ASM357664v1 genome:
aaaataaaataataaaaaatgatgacatgttatttatatgaatgttttggatgattttaccctatttcattaatgaaaaaaatgatttcttgcaatgaaatagagTAGAagtcaaagttgttatataatgttttaattacagtgtactgcacgactgtgtatgtatagtgggatattcaaagttgttcggcaatgaaattacatgaaaatcgatatattaaaattaaatataataacgtaagatattatattgggtaaattttattatttaaaaaaaataatttaatttttatatatcaattttcatggaatctcattgtcgaacgacgctgaataccccgctatacatatacagtacattccgctatacatacacagtacactatagttgaaactttatatagcaactttgatttttgccctatttctttccaagaaatcatccaaaaatacaatatcttaagttattcaattatccaaaaatccaaaaatattaatttatttttaaaataaaataaaatttacccaataatttaattttcatatatcgatttccatgaaatctcattgccgaacgataatgaataccccgctatacatacactcatgtagttaaaactttatataacaattttgatttctaccctatttcgttgcaagaaattattattttttcattaattaaatatggtagaaatcatccaaaacatccatataaataatatgtcatcattttttctaattttatttttccatgtcatcaaattagatgtgctacttgttagaaataggctaaaaatgcttgatgaaaaataattaggagtataatgacctagatgaaccatattttagttcatggtgctagatgaacaatcaatgatagtacatgggcttatttgacccttttgcctttgttctaattcaagcaaggaaaacatcataaaacataatcgatccaaccaatttcatcaattgcgctatataatattcgatgttataatttatataattgtatatgtatccaaatattcttaaaatattataacgaattcattccgtgcaacgcacgggcgaaaatactcgtaataaataaagataatgACTGATAATTGCATTGCATAACGTAACGTATACTCCGTAGATGAGAAGCCAAAGTTGAGGTTGAGGTCAAAAGTCAATAACACGAGTCCAAAAACGTCACTGCTACATTATTATCATACAATCTCACTAAACGAATTTTTCTTAACGTTCCAAGTCAACCAAAGGTGCGCTGGGCGCTGGGAATCGAAGCAACATGCTCACATGGATCCATAAATATaccattaaacaaaaaataagaatCCAAAGTATAAAACTTCCGTTAGCGCAAGATATCGCCCCGTTACGCTCGTATATTTATGTTCTGCCGGTTTGAGGATTTATTTTATATCTGACCTGGAGAAAACAAAGGGCCCACCGCGAAAGGGTACTTCTCTGCTGGCCAAACTTTACATATTCATTCATTATTATAGGGTGAATTATGCTGAATCATTtgcatcatatttatttttagtattttaaatatttattttatgattttaaatatattacttcaaaataaatatttattacattaaacataaatatttaatatattaaaaataaatgtttatgaGTAGTTCATCTTGTAAAACGATCTATTACTCtacattatattttatctttcaCAATCAAGCTCAACACATTGCAACAATGTTAATTTTAGGGTTGTGCAAACTTTTGTAAAAGTTAAGCCAAACTGAAGAATTTTCggttaatcattttttttaatagaaatatTTCGATTTGATTAATGATTAAATGTTTTATAAAATTTCAGTTTAACGGTTAATTCGATTCAAACATAtcagttttatatatatatatatatatatatatatatatatatatatatattatttggttaactattatttatacttacactttttaaatttgtgcttttatatttatagtgttgtattgtttttgcatattttcttatagacttattattatatgtatttatctaattgataacgttattttttattataattttaagaatTTAGCTAAACaaaacttcaattcaattaattCGTTAATAAAAAGTTCAAATCGGTGAACggttaaaactttaaaatttaggttcatttgatttggttaaaacggttcggttaacTAAATGCACTCTCACatagttaatttcatttatttaattatttgtaaaagtataataatgaaaaagatATATCTCAAACTAAGTacattattaacttttttttttgttatttaaagaTTAATGCGATATGacattttgagaattttatcacAAATACAAAAATGAACTAGAGATGTAGTTAACAGACTAATTGTATGAATAATTGTATGAATAGGTTGTTTTAAAGTGTAATTGGCAAATAAAAAAGGACATTTCGCCTACCAATCGGATATAAAAGTTCGTACCAGTCgtcgtttattttatttttttgaaaggaccAGTCGTCTTTTAATTGATCTCATCACCAtatgaaaacaaattttaaaggACAGCATGAGTGCTGGACAACCTATTGTAATGTGTGGGTGGTAGGTAGAAGCCTAGAAGGAAACCCAAGAAAAAAAACTGaacaaactaaaaatatgataattttgatgGTATGAAACAACGTGTAatttggagttgaagaaatgtgATTGAGTTTGTCGGATGTGTGGTTTTTGCAAAAGTCAAGGTTAATTCAGATATAATATTATGGatgaaataattaaaacaagtaactcaaaattcaaaaacataaatatataaaattttaacttttacgAGATTGACTCAGTATAAATGACCTCGGTTGAGCCAATGGGATCCAGCTCAGACTTGCGTTTACAAATTCGTTATTATATTCGGATTAGTTACAGAGCGAGGAGTTAACGTGGTTGGGTAATTTGGTTGAGTTCCGATTGTTTCACTAAATGGGCTTCGGTCTAAGCTCATTACAGACGAAAATGTTTTCTCTTTGTGTAGAAACCTCAGCCCAATAAGAACAAGCTAAGTTATAATTTCTTGAAACCCAAGCCCAGCAAACCCACACACTTATGCTAACAATCATAAATGTTCAATCATTATACCACTGAACATAATCTGCCTCATAACTTGTAAGGTAAATCACTGACATAacatgtatttttaatatattaaaaatatatttttaatacactaaaagttaatttttgtttaaattacattatttgattactgaatatatactattaggtatattatcaacataatgaactttctatatataaataatgtacattgggTATATTACAAATCAACATTTATTtgtggtccacaatataatttggtaACATctttgacaaattatattgtggtctatgattcatattataatacaaataattgataaatgtttattttaattaatatcttTAATTAATTGTAGAAATATGTTCAATAAATTGGCTGacagttgattacatgcaaaatgacatttaaatgtataatttatttttcacaaaaaaatgataaaaaaattgttttgaacagctttttgaattttattattttgaaacaataagttGTTATAAAAAACTGATTGACCAAATACTCATATTGAatgtttaatcaaattaaacagttaatagtagttaaataaactaaaattaactgataagttAACTCTGTTACCAAATATAACCAATAGTCATGACTCATGAGATACGATTCTTTATGGAGTTTTCCATTCAAATATTTAGCCaggtataaatattatattttagacacatgttgtaatttatttattatcctAATAtcttaaaaacataataagtctcaatcaaggttatatctttgatttatgtccctctttttgtatgctaataaatatatacattttgctttaaatgttgtacacttcaatgttattagacaaaaatgtTCCTACTACatttcttgttatacaaaactactcTTACACtgttataacaccgttaattttaactccatcattattatcatacacctatatctatcatatctttttcctattctttaattatcattttattaaaatcattatataattaatttaatggttgattatattttaattaaaattctattaatggtaaatcatatatgtgtgtataaaatacatatattatttgtgtatatataattcgaattataaattttaattatttatatttattaatgttttaatattgggcattagtCAAAATACTAGTATTCATAATAAGAGCGATGAGGAGGAGGCAACACCAATCAAGTTGGTCGAAATATTAGCTTGATAATCATATTATTCTAAGTCCAATTCTCAGTGTGAACAACTTATTTGACATTATTGATTTGAACGGTTGAACTATAAGTTACAAgtttttatattaattcaaaaaatagaAGGGATAAATAGCCATAGATTTGAAGTTCAATACTTATTTAAGAAGGgagtttttttccaaaatggtccctcgactattcctcattctcaattttgcatttcgactttcaattgcacctaatgtggtccatcgactttcaaaaactcacccaatttggtcctccgttacatattctgtcaaatcagtgttaaaatggagggcgtTTTCGTCCATTTatctattgttagcctaataaacctTGAGTAATAGTTGATGGAACATTTTGagaatagttaagggaccattttgggaaaaactattttatttatttcatttttgtttattttcattttttagactctataaaattataatttctatacattttttttcttacaaatataaatagttaaaatcatGCAATCCattctaaaaatttttaacttttttacagactttttccctctatctaaatatacaaactattcctatgcagatttacaatgagtttcgtaaattttataaatactcattttcaagcatcgattaaaataattcttagtcgcatttgtagtactaaatatattactttggattttttttataaataagatataatattcttaaactcaaataattaaaaataatgtgcccacagcacaaaagattttatgattgacttaaaaattaactataaattttattgttgaatacaaattgacaattattaaacattatttataataattattgtgtctcgtgtaatatactaaaattattaggtaggatttttataattaaggtataatttaattaaatcaaaattattaaaaataatgtgtccacattacaaaataaattatactttccttaataaaaaaaaaataagaagaggaaaacatataaaagatgtcatacaatatcttaaataatgtaaattaatataaaatttaataattacttcgaaatcaaatacagaaaatattgcaagaaacattgacgagattttacttttcggctcacctgagaagtttactagaaaaatttacctttcggtccaatattttccctacattttacactctttgggtgtctacgcttgaaaaaaaaaaattattttcaatggtaaaagtaatatttaatgtgatacatagtgattgattgtctatgaacataaaaaaaaaaaaagaaatttacggaacttattgtaaaacttcataggaatagtttgtatatttagaggaaaagtttgtaaagaaagttaaaaattttgaggttggattacgcgattttaactatttatatttgtaagaaaaaaatgtatagaaattctaaattatagagtctaaaaaatggaaataaacaaaaatgaaataaataaaatagtttttcccaaaatggtcccttgactattctcaaaatggtccctcaactattttcaatgtttattaggctaacaataggtaaatggacgaaaataccctccattttaacactgatttgacggaatatgtaacggaagatcaaattgggtgagtttttgaaagtcgagggaccacattaggtgcaattgaaagtcgaaatgcaaaattgagaatgagcaatagtcgagggaccattttggaaaaaaactcTTTAAGAAGGTTTGTTGGACAACTTCTCTGAGTAGGGTCCAACTATccacgtttaaaaaaaaaaaaaaagggtccaACTATCCACTACTAACTTAGTGGGCGTGCACTTCCAACATTGCACATGTAGTGTGCCACTTTCACTTGTATGTATCTTTTGTGATTTCGATTATGGCTAGCTTGAATTAATAAATGGTATAGAAAAACATGTTTATTAGCTATGATAGATACTGTATATGCAAAGATAGTTGATGCAGTAGAGTGGCTATTAGTCATGCATGGGGAATTTGTTTGTGCTTTTTcgaaaagggaaaagaaaaacattgaaaATGATTGAAGAATGGAATTCATACATGTGAAAAATGTAAAGGATAAGTCCGTATTCTTCTTTATCTAACCTAAAATAAGAAAGATTGGACGGAGATTGCAAAATTATGCCATCCAATCAAATGATCCAATTGGGGATTTGGGGGTCAACCATTGATACCAATGGTCAAACTACCGATTCCGACCTCTGCGCGATCACACTCCGCCGTCCGCACAACCGTGTGAAGACTGAAGAATCGACCGGCCAAGACTGACATGAATCGCTTTATGTTCATCTCTATCTTAATTTAGGATTTAAGAACGGGTTTAGACTTCAGATTTAGGGTACAACTTTTGGTATCTATCTGTAGTTTTGTTAACGAGGGAAATACAGCGCGATGCggtaattattatatttctttaaaaacCCTTTGGATTTGGGTGTATACGAAGAAGTTACGAACTCTTCTCCGACCTTCCGGCGCCCCCAATTCATCTCACTCCTCTGAGGCATTTCAACATTCAGGTGGGGTTCAAATGTTCAATGTCACTTCTCTATTGAAGTCTAAGTTTTTCAGGTTACCATTACTAATCTCACCTCGTTGTTGTCTATCGATTTGTTGTTGTAACAGAATGCGGGTTTCATCCGTGCCGCAAGAACCCACTAAACAGATGGGTTATGCATCTAAATTGGGCACCTTTGTGTTTGATTACTCTCAGAAGTCCATCTCCTCCAACTTTGCTTCCGGCAATCTTTCGTTTAACTACTTGTACTGTGATGATTTGGGGAGAAGAGGCTGTGTAAGTCAGCAGAAACGTCGTGTATTGTGTTTGAGCACTAAGGGAAGTGCTTCTGCAAGGGTTGGAAGGCTGCTCAATCTGTTCAACAGAGCTATTGGGTTTCATTGTGAGAAAATCCCTCTTGGGTTTGCATCAATTCAATCTGGTTCTGCGGAGAGTAATGGGTTTGCAGGGGATGGTAATGGGGTGTTGGAGGATGAGGGAATCCCCATTGCCGGGGCTGAAGGGGGTGCTCCAAAGAAGGTGCTGATTTTAATGAGTGATACAGGAGGGGGCCACAGGGCATCAGCTGAGGCCATCAAGGCAGCCTTTAGTCAAGAATTTGGTGAAAAGTACCAGGTTTGGTTTTTATGGACTATTACTGATTCTTGTAGCTTGAGTCAATTGGTTGTTTGAAATTTGCATGGCATGCGAGTTATGTTTGTTGTTAGGACATATTTGTTCTTAATGAGTTTTTCTTCCAGGTGATTGTATGTGATCTATGGACGGAACATACTCCATGGCCATTTAACCAATTACCCAAAAGTTACAGTTTCTTGGTTAAACATAGTTCTTTGTGGAGAATGACTTATTATGCTTCTGCTCCCCGTGTTATTCATCAGTCCAACTTTGCTGCTACCTCAACTTTTATTGCAAGGTGAGGCTGAGTTTTGTGTAATGTATGCAATTCTGGTAGAAATGTCTTTTAGCAAtcatttacttaaaaaaaaaaaaagaagcaatcaTTTACTAAGACTGAGAATAAATGCTTATATGTTAATATTGGACTTTATACTGTTACCGTGCTGGTTCTATCTTCAAAAAGATAGTATCTAGAAttgttttacttatttttctgACTGATCTTTTTTTCTATGTAATCATAATATAATCTGTAGGATATTAAAGATCAGCTTCTGTACTCATGTTCATTATTAGATGCAAACTGCTGAGAATGCTTTTGATGTCATTTAGGGTTCTTGCTAGCTTGTATCTCTTCCATATAAGTTTTGCTATTGGTTGATTTCAGATAATTAACTAGAATAAATCTTATGATTTAATTGTTGCACACTTGCACTTGcattaattgcatttttatggCTTGTAATGAATTATGACAACTATTCTGTATTTTGATCCTTTATTCTGAAGCTTGTTTttagttgtatggggcatttgGTTTTTGATTTTTAAGATCTTTTCTTCCACATCTTTATGTAGGGAAGTTGCAAAAGGTCTTATGAAATATAAACCTGATATTATTATCAGTGTACATCCTCTTATGCAACACGTGCCACTTCGTATCTTGCGGTCGAAAGGTCTCTTGAACAAGATTGTATTTACTACAGTTGTGACAGATTTATGCACTTGCCATCCAACATGGTAGGTTCAATGGTTAATCACCTTTCATGTACTTCATTCagatttttcatattttgtttcttttgtagGTTTCACAAGCTTGTAACAAGGTGCTATGCACCTTCAGATGAGGTAGCACATCGGGCAATTAAAGCTGGTCTTCGGTTTTCTCAAATCAAAATCTTTGGCCTTCCAGTGCGGCCATCCTTTGTGAAACCTATTCGGCCGAAGGTTGGCTCTAAGATTCTCTCTTTtaccttcttttctttttattctctttccaggagtttcatttttttaaaaattccttTATGTTCTGTTAGGTGTGGTTATACCCCTTTTTGTTTTACATCATTGAAGGGAAATTAGGATGTTGCAATGTGTTGTCTGTATTGTATATCTAATAGCTGTTTTAACTAATTGATGAAACTGCTATGAGAAATAGAACTCAAGATATTGGTTATTTGACTTGGTTGAACTTAaagcttttttcttttatttttagatttgtTGTTGTATGTGTAAAATGATTCTtgttatttcaatatttttcacaTACAGCCATGTGTTTTAgattatttcttaattaaaatttcattgaAATCTAGGCTGAATTGAGGGATGAGCTTGGTATGGATGAACAACTTCCTGCTGTACTTCTAATAGGTGGTGGTGAAGGGATGGGGCCTATTGAGGCTACAGCTCGTGCACTTGGAAAGGCACTGTATGATGAAAGACTTGGGGAACCAACAGGTCAGATCCTCATAATCTGTGGACGCAATAAGAAGCTTGCCGCCAAATTGCTTTCCATTGACTGGAAAGTTCCAGTCAAGGTATGTTTTCTCCATTTATgatgcttttatttttatttttataaaacttatgcaactgttttttttttttttttttaacatactTATTCACCATGTCAATCATAACCACATCTTTGCTAGACTGACCGGATACTTCCAGTACAAAGCTGCTCTagttgttcttttttttttttttttttttttttttNNNNNNNNNNNNNNNNNNNNNNNNNNNNNNNNNNNNNNNNNNNNNNNNNNNNNNNNNNNNNNNNNNNNNNNNNNNNNNNNNNNNNNNNNNNNNNNNNNNNNNNNNNNNNNNNNNNNNNNNNNNNNNNNNNNNNNNNNNNNNNNNNNNNNNNNNNNNNNNNNNNNNNNNNNNNNNNNNNNNNNNNNNNNNNNNNNNNNNNNNNNNNNNNNNNNNNNNNNNNNNNNNNNNNNNNNNNNNNNNNNNNNNNNNNNNNNNNNNNNNNNNNNNNNNNNNNNNNNNNNNNNNNNNNNNNNNNNNNNNNNNNNNNNNNNNNNNNNNNNNNNNNNNNNNNNNNNNNNNNNNNNNNNNNNNNNNNNNNNNNNNNNNNNNNNNNNNNNNNNNNNNNNNNNNNNNNNNNNNNNNNNNNNNNNNNNNNNNNNNNNNNNNNNNNNNNNNNNNNNNNNNNNNNNNNNNNNNNNNNNNNNNNNNNNNNNNNNNNNNNNNNNNNNNNNNNNNNNNNNNNNNNNNNNNNNNNNNNNNNNNNNNNNNNNNNNNNNNNNNNNNNNNNNNNNNNNNNNNNNNNNNNNNNNNNNNNNNNNNNNNNNNNNNNNNNNNNNNNNNNNNNNNNNNNNNNNNNNNNNNNNNNNNNNNNNNNNNNNNNNNNNNNNNNNNNNNNNNNNNNNNNNNNNNNNNNNNNNNNNNNNNNNNNNNNNNNNNNNNNNNNNNNNNNNNNNNNNNNNNNNNNNNNNNNNNNNNNNNNNNNNNNNNNNNNNNNNNNNNNNNNNNNNNNNNNNNNNNNNNNNNNNNNNNNNNNNNNNNNNNNNNNNNNNNNNNNNNNNNNNNNNNNNNNNNNNNNNNNNNNNNNNNNNNNNNNNNNNNNNNNNNNNNNNNNNNNNNNNNNNNNNNNNNNNNNNNNNNNNNNNNNNNNNNNNNNNNNNNNNNNNNNNNNNNNNNNNNNNNNNNNNNNNNNNNNNNNNNNNNNNNNNNNNNNNNNNNNNNNNNNNNNNNNNNNNNNNNNNaaaaaaaaaaaaaaaaaaaaaaaaagaggttttttttttttttttttttttttttttttttttttttaacttctcTAATACAGTATTATACTAAGTACTACTTTCCAGATCAGTATATATAGTAACTTAATCCAGTTCAGGCATTTGTGCTACATTTTATTGGAGTGTTTATACAGAGTGCATCCTTGATGAAGTTATTCAAATTTGTAGTAATGTGCACTACTGTAGTCTTGGGAAAATGATTCTTTATAAGGTGAACTATAATGTCTAAATGTCCATTAAATAGTTTTGAGATTTGATAGAAACAGTGGATGAAGTGAGTCCAGAGGCTATA
Coding sequences within it:
- the LOC116023241 gene encoding probable monogalactosyldiacylglycerol synthase, chloroplastic produces the protein MRVSSVPQEPTKQMGYASKLGTFVFDYSQKSISSNFASGNLSFNYLYCDDLGRRGCVSQQKRRVLCLSTKGSASARVGRLLNLFNRAIGFHCEKIPLGFASIQSGSAESNGFAGDGNGVLEDEGIPIAGAEGGAPKKVLILMSDTGGGHRASAEAIKAAFSQEFGEKYQVIVCDLWTEHTPWPFNQLPKSYSFLVKHSSLWRMTYYASAPRVIHQSNFAATSTFIAREVAKGLMKYKPDIIISVHPLMQHVPLRILRSKGLLNKIVFTTVVTDLCTCHPTWFHKLVTRCYAPSDEVAHRAIKAGLRFSQIKIFGLPVRPSFVKPIRPKAELRDELGMDEQLPAVLLIGGGEGMGPIEATARALGKALYDERLGEPTGQILIICGRNKKLAAKLLSIDWKVPVKVKGFVTKMEECMGACDCVITKAGPGTIAEAMIRGLPIILNDYIAGQEAGNVPYVVNNGCGKFSKVPKEIANIVAQWFGSRRHELEAMSRNCLRMARPEAVFKIVRDMDELLTERSFVPEYCPA